A window of the Streptomyces griseochromogenes genome harbors these coding sequences:
- a CDS encoding RimK family alpha-L-glutamate ligase, with protein sequence MVTQQPALSAVPAPADVWMLVRQRPAVLRRSTRDLAAALADTYGPRFAVWHTDELLFGVQGGRLTLRTLGGADLPAPEVVCVRQVAGPMHNDREVTLLRHLERMGSTLVNTLDAQLKSRNKVWQLQELALAGLPVPDTLSYATAPLEGVVRSPHLATPCVVKSVNGAKGGQVFLAPDAHLLREVAGSLTQEAPFLFQEHVANSHGRALRVVVVDGEPVDAVLHASRNGVLAANIAKGGSATRCAGRHPQAEELAARAVRALGLDIAGVDLLFASGDTYAICEVNAVPGWRPEMTAIIPAISACIARRLSLRGQG encoded by the coding sequence GTGGTCACACAGCAGCCTGCCCTGTCGGCGGTCCCGGCCCCCGCCGATGTGTGGATGCTGGTGCGGCAGCGGCCGGCCGTGCTGCGCCGGTCCACGCGCGACCTGGCGGCAGCGCTGGCCGACACCTACGGCCCCCGCTTCGCGGTCTGGCACACCGACGAGCTGCTCTTCGGCGTCCAGGGCGGGCGGTTGACGCTGCGTACGCTGGGCGGCGCGGACCTGCCGGCTCCAGAGGTGGTGTGCGTGCGCCAGGTGGCCGGCCCCATGCACAACGACCGCGAGGTGACCCTGCTACGGCACCTCGAGCGCATGGGCAGCACCCTCGTCAACACACTGGACGCCCAGCTCAAATCCCGTAACAAGGTCTGGCAGCTGCAGGAACTCGCCCTGGCCGGACTGCCGGTGCCCGACACGCTGTCCTACGCCACCGCCCCCTTGGAAGGCGTCGTCCGCAGCCCCCACCTGGCCACGCCGTGCGTGGTGAAGTCCGTCAACGGCGCCAAGGGCGGGCAGGTGTTCCTCGCCCCCGACGCGCACCTGCTGCGCGAGGTGGCCGGGAGCCTCACGCAGGAGGCGCCGTTCCTCTTCCAGGAACACGTGGCCAACTCGCACGGCCGTGCCCTGCGCGTGGTCGTGGTCGACGGCGAGCCGGTCGACGCCGTACTGCACGCCTCCCGCAACGGCGTCCTCGCCGCCAACATCGCCAAGGGCGGCTCCGCGACCCGGTGCGCGGGCCGCCATCCGCAGGCGGAGGAGCTGGCGGCGCGCGCGGTCCGCGCCCTGGGCCTGGACATCGCCGGGGTGGACCTGTTGTTCGCCTCCGGGGACACCTACGCCATCTGCGAGGTGAACGCCGTCCCGGGCTGGCGCCCGGAGATGACCGCGATCATCCCCGCCATCTCCGCCTGCATCGCCCGTCGCCTGTCCCTCCGCGGCCAAGGCTGA
- a CDS encoding TetR/AcrR family transcriptional regulator translates to MKRKERAAETEAALKAAAKRVFAERGYLATKISDITAEAGRAAGSFYNHFSGKEALLEALMADMAAESDTVAAEPGHLGDFTDPEAVRQHVAVYIRLYREHIGTIRAMQQAALVSDDFAAVVNRFSAAETEDVLDHVTAVTDAGRTLPAPPEIAVRMAFGLVHTFLQNWRRQFDTLTDEQVTEALTRFVYRGLNGRDY, encoded by the coding sequence GTGAAGCGCAAGGAGAGAGCGGCGGAGACCGAGGCCGCGCTGAAGGCAGCGGCGAAGCGGGTGTTCGCCGAGCGTGGCTACCTGGCCACGAAGATCAGCGACATCACCGCTGAGGCCGGCCGCGCGGCGGGCTCCTTCTACAACCACTTCAGCGGCAAGGAGGCCTTGCTCGAGGCGCTGATGGCCGACATGGCGGCCGAGTCCGACACGGTGGCCGCCGAGCCTGGGCATCTGGGGGATTTCACCGACCCCGAGGCCGTCCGCCAGCACGTCGCGGTCTACATCCGCCTCTACCGGGAACACATCGGCACGATCCGCGCCATGCAGCAGGCCGCGCTGGTCAGCGACGACTTCGCCGCCGTCGTGAACCGCTTCTCCGCCGCCGAGACGGAAGACGTCCTGGACCACGTGACGGCCGTGACCGACGCCGGACGCACCCTGCCCGCCCCACCGGAGATCGCCGTCCGTATGGCGTTCGGGCTCGTCCACACCTTCCTGCAGAACTGGCGGCGGCAGTTCGACACCCTGACCGACGAGCAGGTGACGGAGGCCCTCACCCGCTTCGTCTATCGCGGACTCAACGGCCGCGACTACTGA
- a CDS encoding FAD-dependent monooxygenase: MHVIVAGAGPTGLTLGIDLARRGLDVRVVDQADRYFAGSRGDTLQPRTLEVFEDLGVLDAVLRQGCPVPTTRVHLDGAHVMDRRSAEPVPPTPDVPYPNAWILGQSRTEAILRDRLAGLGVRVELGTALADFTQDADGVTVGLSTGETMRAAYLVGADGAGSTVRKGLGVPFQGATDEAMRMLIGDVAADGLDHAWAHWFAHAADPMHGVHLSPLPDTDRLFQFHAPLPEGVTDASLDTLQGILDGFVTGVRLSRPAWSSIWRPNVRLAERFRVGRVFLAGDAAHAHPPTGGQGLNTGVQDAYNLGWKLADGSPELLDGYETERRATAARVLRISSELLERLKDKAEDAHERDGSTRQLDVTYRTTEGRIVPGDRAPDAPVVGPDGKETRLFDLYRGPHQTRLTFGTPAPDEPHAYAVLRPGRTSPGPYVVDAAGHAHAAYDAWDGTSVVIRPDGYIGARGN, from the coding sequence ATGCATGTGATCGTCGCGGGAGCCGGGCCGACCGGACTGACGCTGGGTATCGACCTGGCCCGGCGCGGGCTCGACGTGCGCGTCGTCGACCAGGCGGACCGGTACTTCGCCGGTTCGCGGGGGGACACCCTTCAGCCGCGCACGCTCGAAGTGTTCGAGGACCTCGGCGTTCTGGACGCGGTACTGCGCCAGGGGTGCCCCGTGCCCACGACGCGCGTCCACCTGGACGGGGCCCACGTCATGGACCGCCGGTCGGCCGAACCCGTGCCGCCGACCCCCGACGTGCCGTACCCCAACGCGTGGATCCTCGGACAGTCGCGGACCGAGGCCATCCTGCGGGACAGGCTCGCCGGGCTCGGGGTGCGGGTCGAACTCGGCACGGCGCTGGCCGACTTCACCCAGGACGCGGACGGGGTGACCGTCGGCCTGTCGACCGGGGAGACCATGCGCGCCGCCTACCTGGTGGGTGCCGACGGCGCGGGGAGCACCGTCCGCAAGGGGCTCGGTGTGCCTTTCCAGGGGGCGACGGACGAGGCGATGCGGATGCTGATCGGGGACGTGGCCGCCGACGGGCTGGACCACGCGTGGGCCCACTGGTTCGCCCACGCGGCCGACCCGATGCACGGCGTCCATCTGAGCCCGCTGCCGGACACGGACCGGCTCTTCCAGTTCCACGCACCGCTGCCCGAGGGCGTGACCGACGCCTCCCTGGACACGCTCCAGGGCATCCTGGACGGGTTCGTGACGGGGGTCCGGCTGAGCCGGCCGGCCTGGTCGAGCATCTGGCGCCCCAATGTGCGGCTGGCCGAACGCTTCCGTGTGGGCCGGGTGTTCCTCGCCGGGGACGCCGCCCACGCGCACCCGCCCACCGGCGGACAAGGGCTGAACACCGGTGTGCAGGACGCGTACAACCTGGGGTGGAAACTGGCGGATGGCTCGCCCGAACTCCTCGACGGCTACGAGACCGAGCGACGCGCCACGGCGGCGCGGGTGCTGCGCATCTCCTCGGAGCTGCTGGAGCGACTCAAGGACAAGGCCGAGGACGCGCACGAGCGCGATGGGAGCACCCGCCAGCTGGACGTCACCTACCGGACCACCGAAGGCCGGATCGTCCCTGGCGATCGCGCCCCGGACGCCCCGGTCGTCGGCCCGGACGGCAAGGAGACCCGGCTCTTCGATCTCTACCGCGGCCCCCACCAGACCCGCCTGACGTTCGGCACGCCCGCGCCGGACGAGCCCCACGCCTACGCGGTGCTGCGGCCCGGTCGGACCTCACCCGGCCCCTATGTCGTCGACGCCGCGGGCCACGCACACGCCGCCTACGACGCCTGGGACGGCACCTCCGTCGTCATCCGCCCCGACGGGTACATCGGCGCTCGCGGCAACTGA